One window from the genome of Cyclobacterium amurskyense encodes:
- a CDS encoding ABC transporter permease has translation MLKNNLKIAWRNIKRNKGYSFLNVSGIAIGLAAFWLIALYVADELSYDRSFTNSEQIFRVAQHANWDNGKMDIALTSPPFAVALKNEFPQVEEAVRINIEGGDLINYGNKSINQEGIWFAENTFFALFNYPFLYGNGATALINPGTIVITESLAIKIFGDASKAINETIALGNQKQPIKITGVIKDLPQNSHLKFSAIRSFALEDLRSENWNAAFLYTYLLLKKGTDPDSFANKLLLFEKDLANRMNFSDFKIELQALTAIHLHSHLDYELSANGNAGLVYLFIVIGLLVLLIAVINYMNLSTARATMRVKEIGIRKVVGSEIKHLVGLFLSEAILVTFIASLLACFIVQLTLPVFNQFAEKDLTLLHFGAFKTIGAIVLFTVLTGVLCGSYPALFLSRLKMIPSLKGQISNMGTSIFLRKSLVVVQFVITVCLISGSYIIYRQMQFVSQKDLGFDKTQVLISHIDDVKVRSKIPALKATLLQSPMVESVATAGNPLGTNYLGKFSFFFEVNGKMQTTATMANFLYIDEDFLPTNGMALLQGRNFSPDMPTDKEGTVIINETLMNSLGYTDAIGKKINYKSGNDSLVNRQVIGVIKDFHSTSLQHKIEPMVLLMPPNDRERDNLYIKISKGKAVAGIAFVKSTMEQFDSENQANVHFLNENFNQQYLSQQKQGKLSLVFTILAFIISGLGLLGLVIFVTAQRRKEIGLRKVLGASIISVTLMLSKDFGKLVAIASLIAFPIAWFGMDRWLQDFAYHIEIKWWMFLISGAIAVAIAMTTVSFQAFKAALTNPVNSLRSE, from the coding sequence ATGCTTAAGAACAACCTTAAAATCGCCTGGCGAAATATAAAACGAAACAAAGGCTACAGCTTTCTGAATGTTAGCGGTATTGCCATAGGTCTCGCAGCATTTTGGTTGATAGCATTGTATGTAGCCGATGAACTTAGCTATGATCGATCCTTCACCAATTCGGAGCAAATCTTTAGGGTTGCTCAGCATGCGAATTGGGACAATGGAAAAATGGACATTGCTCTTACCTCCCCACCATTTGCAGTCGCTTTAAAAAATGAATTCCCTCAAGTGGAAGAGGCAGTAAGAATCAATATTGAAGGTGGTGACCTAATCAATTACGGCAATAAAAGTATCAACCAAGAAGGCATTTGGTTTGCAGAAAATACTTTCTTTGCGCTTTTTAATTACCCGTTTCTTTATGGAAATGGCGCAACTGCCTTGATAAATCCTGGAACCATCGTCATTACTGAAAGCCTTGCGATTAAAATTTTTGGGGATGCCTCAAAAGCAATCAATGAAACAATTGCCCTGGGCAACCAAAAACAGCCTATCAAAATAACGGGGGTAATAAAGGATCTTCCTCAAAACTCCCACTTGAAATTCAGTGCAATCCGTTCATTTGCATTAGAAGATCTGAGAAGTGAAAATTGGAATGCTGCGTTTCTCTATACATACCTTCTTTTAAAGAAAGGGACTGACCCAGATTCATTTGCAAACAAGTTGCTTCTTTTTGAAAAGGACCTGGCCAACCGAATGAATTTTTCTGATTTTAAGATAGAATTACAAGCATTGACAGCTATTCATCTGCATTCTCATCTGGATTATGAATTAAGTGCCAATGGAAATGCCGGATTGGTCTACTTATTTATTGTAATTGGGCTACTAGTATTGTTGATTGCGGTAATCAATTACATGAACCTATCTACAGCACGCGCCACCATGCGGGTGAAGGAAATCGGTATCCGGAAAGTGGTAGGATCTGAAATAAAACACCTCGTAGGGTTGTTTTTAAGTGAGGCAATTTTGGTCACCTTTATTGCTTCACTTTTAGCCTGTTTTATTGTTCAATTAACCCTTCCTGTATTTAATCAATTTGCAGAAAAAGATTTGACACTCCTGCATTTCGGAGCTTTTAAAACCATTGGCGCAATCGTCCTTTTTACGGTTTTGACAGGGGTTTTATGTGGGAGTTATCCTGCCTTGTTTTTGTCAAGGCTTAAAATGATTCCTTCACTCAAAGGGCAAATTAGCAATATGGGTACTAGTATTTTCTTACGGAAATCACTGGTAGTAGTCCAGTTTGTCATTACAGTTTGCCTGATTAGTGGCTCCTACATTATTTACAGACAGATGCAATTTGTCTCTCAAAAAGACCTTGGATTTGACAAAACTCAGGTGCTGATAAGCCATATCGATGATGTAAAAGTACGTAGCAAAATACCAGCATTGAAAGCTACACTCTTGCAAAGCCCTATGGTAGAAAGCGTGGCAACAGCCGGTAATCCATTAGGTACCAATTACCTTGGCAAATTTAGTTTCTTTTTTGAGGTAAATGGAAAAATGCAAACCACTGCCACTATGGCAAATTTTCTCTACATCGATGAGGATTTTCTGCCAACCAATGGAATGGCGTTATTACAGGGTAGAAATTTCTCACCTGATATGCCAACAGATAAAGAGGGCACCGTAATCATTAACGAAACATTGATGAATTCCCTTGGCTATACAGATGCCATTGGAAAGAAAATCAATTATAAATCCGGAAATGACAGCCTGGTAAATCGGCAGGTTATCGGGGTTATTAAAGATTTTCATTCAACTTCTTTACAGCATAAAATCGAACCTATGGTACTGTTGATGCCACCAAATGATAGGGAAAGAGACAATCTTTATATAAAAATCTCAAAAGGTAAAGCGGTTGCAGGGATTGCATTTGTAAAAAGTACAATGGAACAATTCGATTCCGAAAATCAAGCAAATGTCCATTTTCTCAATGAAAACTTTAACCAGCAATACCTGTCCCAGCAAAAACAGGGAAAATTATCACTCGTCTTTACGATCCTGGCTTTTATCATTTCAGGTCTTGGTCTGTTGGGATTGGTGATTTTTGTAACTGCTCAGCGTAGAAAGGAAATTGGTTTAAGAAAAGTCCTTGGGGCTTCCATTATCTCTGTTACCCTGATGTTGAGCAAAGATTTCGGAAAACTAGTCGCCATTGCCTCTTTAATCGCCTTTCCCATTGCCTGGTTTGGTATGGATAGATGGTTACAGGACTTTGCCTATCACATTGAAATTAAATGGTGGATGTTTTTGATATCAGGGGCCATTGCAGTTGCAATTGCCATGACAACAGTAAGCTTTCAGGCATTTAAAGCTGCCTTAACAAACCCCGTAAATAGTTTACGGTCAGAATAA
- a CDS encoding ABC transporter permease, whose translation MYKNYLKIAFRNLWRHRGFSFLNISGLAIGLTAGFLILLYVGFEISYDNFHSKADRIYRVVADIKTPTDNIEADIPAWAVPPHLEEQFPEIEAAVRISGLDMLVRKEDIKFQETEAKIVDADFFNVFDFKLLQGDADNVLKDPFSLVLSEKAAKKYFGNENPVGKTVKIMEEGHLATVTGLMEDFPENSHIKTNMVVSMATYTKGMDRDVDSFWNNYGAAGYILVAEHANIDQLVAKFPEFLERNNGEEMKKSQMYVNLFLEPLIDVYLRSTRGGAGGGNISNVYIFSIVAIFILLIACINFINLTTARSVERAKEVGIRKVIGAGKRQLGIQFLGESIVISFMAFIIALVLTAIAIPFFNDMAGKIISPGIISSANQLPILLLMSLGIGVLAGIYPAFVLSSFKPISVLKGSFSSGTRGILLRKGLVIAQFTISIALIIGTIVIYNQMNYMRNQELGFNKEQTIVLGTGVSPSQKALRHAIDDLPNVLSTSLSSSVPGKSNSSAYSEVENINGDLQIANLALYFIDEEFIPQFDIPLVAGRSFSKAFATDSTEAMVVNEETVKLLGYSSPEEAIGANFKQWGREGKIIGVIKDFHFKSLRQPIEPLTMRLEPKGTDLLVVKVNPKDIQQTVAAIASKWEAIIPNAPFDYYFLDQSFNKQYQTEERFGNLFLNFAALAIFISCLGLLGLAAYSTLQRKREIGIRKVLGSSVGGILNLLSREFVKLVIISFFIAAPIAWFFMYFWLEDFAYRITLQWWMFALAGASAIIIALLTVSFHAIKAAIVNPIKSLGTE comes from the coding sequence ATGTACAAAAACTATCTAAAAATCGCTTTTCGAAATCTTTGGAGACATCGGGGCTTTTCGTTCTTAAATATAAGCGGCTTGGCCATTGGGCTAACCGCCGGTTTTCTTATTTTACTTTATGTAGGTTTTGAGATAAGTTATGACAATTTCCATTCTAAAGCAGACCGTATTTACCGGGTTGTTGCAGATATAAAAACACCTACAGACAATATCGAAGCAGATATCCCTGCCTGGGCTGTACCGCCGCATTTAGAAGAACAATTCCCTGAAATTGAAGCTGCTGTTAGGATTTCAGGGCTGGATATGTTAGTCCGCAAAGAGGACATCAAATTCCAGGAAACAGAGGCCAAAATTGTTGATGCCGATTTTTTCAATGTATTCGATTTTAAACTGCTACAAGGAGATGCGGACAATGTTTTAAAAGACCCCTTCAGCCTGGTGCTTTCAGAAAAGGCTGCAAAGAAGTACTTCGGAAATGAGAATCCTGTTGGCAAAACAGTTAAAATCATGGAGGAAGGCCATTTAGCTACTGTTACTGGCTTGATGGAAGACTTTCCCGAAAACTCACACATCAAGACCAACATGGTGGTATCTATGGCCACCTATACCAAAGGAATGGATAGGGATGTGGATAGTTTTTGGAACAATTACGGTGCGGCTGGCTATATTCTCGTAGCGGAACATGCCAATATTGATCAACTTGTTGCCAAATTTCCAGAATTTTTAGAGCGAAATAATGGAGAGGAAATGAAGAAGTCGCAGATGTATGTCAATCTTTTTCTTGAACCATTAATAGATGTTTATTTACGGTCCACCAGGGGAGGTGCTGGGGGTGGTAATATTAGTAATGTATACATTTTTTCTATTGTGGCTATTTTCATTTTATTAATAGCCTGCATCAATTTTATAAACTTAACTACTGCCAGGTCAGTCGAAAGAGCCAAAGAAGTTGGAATCCGAAAAGTTATTGGTGCAGGCAAACGACAATTGGGCATTCAATTTTTAGGGGAGTCCATTGTTATTTCATTTATGGCATTTATAATCGCCCTAGTTCTTACCGCTATAGCCATTCCCTTTTTTAATGACATGGCCGGTAAAATAATAAGCCCAGGTATTATTTCTAGTGCCAATCAATTGCCTATACTTCTATTAATGTCCTTGGGTATTGGCGTTTTGGCAGGTATCTACCCAGCTTTTGTATTGTCCTCTTTTAAGCCTATTAGTGTTTTAAAAGGAAGTTTTTCTTCTGGTACCAGAGGGATTCTTCTGAGAAAAGGATTGGTAATTGCTCAATTTACCATCTCAATCGCATTGATTATTGGAACCATTGTCATCTATAATCAGATGAATTATATGCGCAACCAGGAACTAGGTTTCAACAAAGAACAAACCATTGTCCTGGGTACAGGTGTTTCGCCTTCTCAAAAAGCATTGAGACATGCCATTGATGATTTACCCAATGTACTTTCAACTTCGCTTTCCTCAAGTGTGCCTGGAAAAAGCAATAGTTCTGCTTATTCTGAAGTGGAGAATATAAATGGTGATTTGCAGATCGCCAACCTCGCACTCTATTTTATAGATGAGGAATTTATTCCTCAATTCGATATACCGCTTGTTGCCGGAAGATCCTTTTCAAAAGCATTTGCAACTGATTCTACCGAGGCCATGGTGGTGAATGAAGAGACAGTGAAGTTGTTAGGATACAGTTCTCCTGAGGAAGCCATTGGTGCCAATTTTAAACAATGGGGACGTGAAGGTAAAATTATTGGGGTAATTAAAGATTTTCATTTTAAATCTCTTCGACAACCTATCGAGCCTTTGACAATGCGGCTTGAACCAAAAGGTACTGATTTACTGGTTGTGAAAGTAAACCCAAAAGATATTCAACAAACTGTAGCTGCTATTGCATCCAAATGGGAGGCTATAATTCCAAACGCCCCTTTTGATTATTATTTCTTAGATCAATCTTTTAATAAACAATACCAGACCGAAGAACGATTTGGAAATCTCTTCTTGAACTTTGCAGCGCTAGCCATATTTATTTCATGTCTGGGATTATTAGGTCTTGCAGCTTACAGCACCTTACAGCGCAAACGAGAAATAGGAATTAGAAAAGTGTTGGGCTCTTCGGTAGGAGGAATATTAAATCTCTTGTCCAGGGAATTTGTAAAATTAGTAATTATCTCCTTCTTTATTGCTGCCCCTATAGCTTGGTTCTTTATGTATTTCTGGTTAGAGGATTTCGCTTACCGCATTACCCTTCAATGGTGGATGTTTGCTCTCGCAGGGGCTTCAGCAATAATAATTGCACTGCTAACAGTGAGTTTTCACGCCATCAAAGCAGCAATAGTGAACCCAATTAAAAGTTTAGGTACGGAGTAA